One region of Wyeomyia smithii strain HCP4-BCI-WySm-NY-G18 chromosome 3, ASM2978416v1, whole genome shotgun sequence genomic DNA includes:
- the LOC129727749 gene encoding organic cation transporter protein isoform X3, translating to MEMQKMSSPRNISDSSPNEDLAAVASNSHSASSRLTGTASSHNNSRNSPSPLATTPTSVSNNSSSKRMPNATNSSNNNNHSTSKTTPSPPKKHKNPDEECDVIGNLIGDYGKWQFVMTFLLSLFQVPNTFHIYSPTFQAAEKGHWCQRPPHLNNTPVELWRNVTRAEENCRILNYDWSSIQSEQMLTNLSLPTNLSHVTCSAWEFDVNDNLGNTWGSEWNLVCDKGYLKDVAEMFFLVGVATGGITSGVLSDKFGRKKMLFISAVLQSIFGIALAFVNSLEILLILRALLGLVSVSVTYAGLILAIEYVDGKWRTIAGMYNLFPLPVSYIMISGIAYLTQDHRKLQLCIGLPGVLLCLLWFVLPESPRWLLCKGRVAEVKDIVRKAAAFNNRPLPDNLDKMLKPPVNEDDAMAGACDLFRTRYLRRVTFCFLCIWFTMNLVYYGLVLNMNSFGGNIYLNSALAGLVEIPAIALAMYIINKTGKKWLFCATFFAASLACLCAAVVEGKIAYLSLKITFVMVGKFTISAGNTIMPVYTAELYPTSIRNVGVGACNVAAGFALVLTPYLSLLNKIEDHLLMTLLTAWCIFGAIVIVFLPETMQHPDHQERDEEKEVDTQAMT from the exons ATGTCCAGCCCTCGAAACATATCGGATAGTTCACCCAACGAAGATCTGGCAGCAGTCGCTTCGAATTCCCATTCCGCCTCGTCCCGCTTGACGGGCACCGCCAGCAGTCACAACAACAGCAGAAACAGTCCGTCTCCGTTGGCCACAACTCCAACCTCGGttagcaacaacagcagcagtaaaAGGATGCCGAACGCCACAAACAGTAGCAACAACAATAATCATAGCACTAGTAAGACAACTCCATCGCCCCCGAAGAAACACAAAAATCCGGACGAGGAATGCGACGTAATCGGCAATCTAATAGGCGACTACGGAAAGTGGCAGTTCGTGATGACATTTCTCCTGTCCCTGTTTCAGGTCCCGAATACGTTCCACATCTACTCACCAACGTTTCAG GCAGCAGAAAAAGGTCACTGGTGCCAACGGCCGCCGCATTTAAATAATACCCCCGTTGAGCTCTGGCGGAACGTGACCCGGGCGGAGGAAAACTGCCGAATACTAAACTACGACTGGAGCTCAATTCAGTCGGAGCAGATGCTG ACGAATTTGAGCTTACCCACGAACTTGTCTCATGTGACTTGCAGTGCGTGGGAGTTCGACGTCAACGATAACCTCGGGAACACGTGGGGTTCGGAATGGAACCTGGTGTGTGACAAAGGCTATCTTAAAGATGTTGCGGAGATGTTTTTTCTAGTCGGTGTGGCCACCGGCGGCATCACGAGTGGTGTTCTGTCGGACAAATTTGGTCGTAAGAAAATGCTCTTCATATCTGCTGTTCTACAGTCAATTTTTG GTATTGCATTGGCTTTTGTGAACTCGTTGGAGATACTTTTAATTCTTCGAGCATTGCTTGGACTGGTTTCGGTTTCGGTAACCTATGCTGGCCTAATTTTAGCCATCGAGTATGTAGATGGGAAGTGGAGAACTATAGCGGGAATGTACAATCTGTTCCCGTTACCGGTGTCATATATTATGATCTCGGGAATTGCTTATCTGACGCAGGACCATCGCAAGCTACAGCTTTGCATTGGGTTACCAGGAGTTTTACTCTGCCTGTTGTG GTTCGTGCTTCCGGAATCGCCTCGATGGTTGCTGTGCAAAGGCCGTGTAGCCGAGGTCAAGGATATCGTGCGAAAGGCAGCTGCTTTTAACAATAGACCCCTACCGGACAATTTGGACAAAATGCTGAAACCGCCAGTGAACGAAGATGACGCAATGGCGGGAGCTTGCGATCTATTCCGAACACGATACCTCCGTCGAGTAACGTTCTGCTTCCTATGCATCTGGTTCACTATGAATCTCGTGTACTACGGATTGGTGCTAAACATGAACAGTTTCGGTGGCAACATCTATCTTAACTCG GCTCTTGCGGGATTAGTAGAGATTCCGGCTATTGCACTCGCAATGTACATTATTAACAAGACTGGTAAAAAGTGGCTCTTCTGTGCGACGTTTTTTGCCGCGTCGCTTGCTTGCCTCTGTGCCGCCGTTGTTGAAGGAAAAATAGCATATCTTTCACTGAAAATTACATTTGTTATGGTCG GCAAATTTACCATTAGTGCAGGTAACACTATCATGCCGGTGTACACGGCGGAACTTTACCCCACGTCGATCCGTAACGTTGGTGTGGGCGCCTGCAACGTTGCCGCTGGATTCGCGTTAGTCCTTACACCATATCTCTCTTTATTG AACAAAATTGAGGATCATCTGCTAATGACTCTGTTAACAGCTTGGTGCATTTTTGGTGCTATTGTAATCGTGTTCCTACCAGAGACTATGCAACATCCGGATCACCAGGAAAGAGATGAAGAAAA GGAAGTGGATACTCAAGCGATGACCTAA
- the LOC129727749 gene encoding organic cation transporter protein isoform X2, with protein sequence MLGDAIKNVFTSLRVLSATRRRICIFFVKEHFVELFQLTKMSSPRNISDSSPNEDLAAVASNSHSASSRLTGTASSHNNSRNSPSPLATTPTSVSNNSSSKRMPNATNSSNNNNHSTSKTTPSPPKKHKNPDEECDVIGNLIGDYGKWQFVMTFLLSLFQVPNTFHIYSPTFQAAEKGHWCQRPPHLNNTPVELWRNVTRAEENCRILNYDWSSIQSEQMLTNLSLPTNLSHVTCSAWEFDVNDNLGNTWGSEWNLVCDKGYLKDVAEMFFLVGVATGGITSGVLSDKFGRKKMLFISAVLQSIFGIALAFVNSLEILLILRALLGLVSVSVTYAGLILAIEYVDGKWRTIAGMYNLFPLPVSYIMISGIAYLTQDHRKLQLCIGLPGVLLCLLWFVLPESPRWLLCKGRVAEVKDIVRKAAAFNNRPLPDNLDKMLKPPVNEDDAMAGACDLFRTRYLRRVTFCFLCIWFTMNLVYYGLVLNMNSFGGNIYLNSALAGLVEIPAIALAMYIINKTGKKWLFCATFFAASLACLCAAVVEGKIAYLSLKITFVMVGKFTISAGNTIMPVYTAELYPTSIRNVGVGACNVAAGFALVLTPYLSLLNKIEDHLLMTLLTAWCIFGAIVIVFLPETMQHPDHQERDEEKEVDTQAMT encoded by the exons ATGTCCAGCCCTCGAAACATATCGGATAGTTCACCCAACGAAGATCTGGCAGCAGTCGCTTCGAATTCCCATTCCGCCTCGTCCCGCTTGACGGGCACCGCCAGCAGTCACAACAACAGCAGAAACAGTCCGTCTCCGTTGGCCACAACTCCAACCTCGGttagcaacaacagcagcagtaaaAGGATGCCGAACGCCACAAACAGTAGCAACAACAATAATCATAGCACTAGTAAGACAACTCCATCGCCCCCGAAGAAACACAAAAATCCGGACGAGGAATGCGACGTAATCGGCAATCTAATAGGCGACTACGGAAAGTGGCAGTTCGTGATGACATTTCTCCTGTCCCTGTTTCAGGTCCCGAATACGTTCCACATCTACTCACCAACGTTTCAG GCAGCAGAAAAAGGTCACTGGTGCCAACGGCCGCCGCATTTAAATAATACCCCCGTTGAGCTCTGGCGGAACGTGACCCGGGCGGAGGAAAACTGCCGAATACTAAACTACGACTGGAGCTCAATTCAGTCGGAGCAGATGCTG ACGAATTTGAGCTTACCCACGAACTTGTCTCATGTGACTTGCAGTGCGTGGGAGTTCGACGTCAACGATAACCTCGGGAACACGTGGGGTTCGGAATGGAACCTGGTGTGTGACAAAGGCTATCTTAAAGATGTTGCGGAGATGTTTTTTCTAGTCGGTGTGGCCACCGGCGGCATCACGAGTGGTGTTCTGTCGGACAAATTTGGTCGTAAGAAAATGCTCTTCATATCTGCTGTTCTACAGTCAATTTTTG GTATTGCATTGGCTTTTGTGAACTCGTTGGAGATACTTTTAATTCTTCGAGCATTGCTTGGACTGGTTTCGGTTTCGGTAACCTATGCTGGCCTAATTTTAGCCATCGAGTATGTAGATGGGAAGTGGAGAACTATAGCGGGAATGTACAATCTGTTCCCGTTACCGGTGTCATATATTATGATCTCGGGAATTGCTTATCTGACGCAGGACCATCGCAAGCTACAGCTTTGCATTGGGTTACCAGGAGTTTTACTCTGCCTGTTGTG GTTCGTGCTTCCGGAATCGCCTCGATGGTTGCTGTGCAAAGGCCGTGTAGCCGAGGTCAAGGATATCGTGCGAAAGGCAGCTGCTTTTAACAATAGACCCCTACCGGACAATTTGGACAAAATGCTGAAACCGCCAGTGAACGAAGATGACGCAATGGCGGGAGCTTGCGATCTATTCCGAACACGATACCTCCGTCGAGTAACGTTCTGCTTCCTATGCATCTGGTTCACTATGAATCTCGTGTACTACGGATTGGTGCTAAACATGAACAGTTTCGGTGGCAACATCTATCTTAACTCG GCTCTTGCGGGATTAGTAGAGATTCCGGCTATTGCACTCGCAATGTACATTATTAACAAGACTGGTAAAAAGTGGCTCTTCTGTGCGACGTTTTTTGCCGCGTCGCTTGCTTGCCTCTGTGCCGCCGTTGTTGAAGGAAAAATAGCATATCTTTCACTGAAAATTACATTTGTTATGGTCG GCAAATTTACCATTAGTGCAGGTAACACTATCATGCCGGTGTACACGGCGGAACTTTACCCCACGTCGATCCGTAACGTTGGTGTGGGCGCCTGCAACGTTGCCGCTGGATTCGCGTTAGTCCTTACACCATATCTCTCTTTATTG AACAAAATTGAGGATCATCTGCTAATGACTCTGTTAACAGCTTGGTGCATTTTTGGTGCTATTGTAATCGTGTTCCTACCAGAGACTATGCAACATCCGGATCACCAGGAAAGAGATGAAGAAAA GGAAGTGGATACTCAAGCGATGACCTAA
- the LOC129727749 gene encoding organic cation transporter protein isoform X4: MSSPRNISDSSPNEDLAAVASNSHSASSRLTGTASSHNNSRNSPSPLATTPTSVSNNSSSKRMPNATNSSNNNNHSTSKTTPSPPKKHKNPDEECDVIGNLIGDYGKWQFVMTFLLSLFQVPNTFHIYSPTFQAAEKGHWCQRPPHLNNTPVELWRNVTRAEENCRILNYDWSSIQSEQMLTNLSLPTNLSHVTCSAWEFDVNDNLGNTWGSEWNLVCDKGYLKDVAEMFFLVGVATGGITSGVLSDKFGRKKMLFISAVLQSIFGIALAFVNSLEILLILRALLGLVSVSVTYAGLILAIEYVDGKWRTIAGMYNLFPLPVSYIMISGIAYLTQDHRKLQLCIGLPGVLLCLLWFVLPESPRWLLCKGRVAEVKDIVRKAAAFNNRPLPDNLDKMLKPPVNEDDAMAGACDLFRTRYLRRVTFCFLCIWFTMNLVYYGLVLNMNSFGGNIYLNSALAGLVEIPAIALAMYIINKTGKKWLFCATFFAASLACLCAAVVEGKIAYLSLKITFVMVGKFTISAGNTIMPVYTAELYPTSIRNVGVGACNVAAGFALVLTPYLSLLNKIEDHLLMTLLTAWCIFGAIVIVFLPETMQHPDHQERDEEKEVDTQAMT, translated from the exons ATGTCCAGCCCTCGAAACATATCGGATAGTTCACCCAACGAAGATCTGGCAGCAGTCGCTTCGAATTCCCATTCCGCCTCGTCCCGCTTGACGGGCACCGCCAGCAGTCACAACAACAGCAGAAACAGTCCGTCTCCGTTGGCCACAACTCCAACCTCGGttagcaacaacagcagcagtaaaAGGATGCCGAACGCCACAAACAGTAGCAACAACAATAATCATAGCACTAGTAAGACAACTCCATCGCCCCCGAAGAAACACAAAAATCCGGACGAGGAATGCGACGTAATCGGCAATCTAATAGGCGACTACGGAAAGTGGCAGTTCGTGATGACATTTCTCCTGTCCCTGTTTCAGGTCCCGAATACGTTCCACATCTACTCACCAACGTTTCAG GCAGCAGAAAAAGGTCACTGGTGCCAACGGCCGCCGCATTTAAATAATACCCCCGTTGAGCTCTGGCGGAACGTGACCCGGGCGGAGGAAAACTGCCGAATACTAAACTACGACTGGAGCTCAATTCAGTCGGAGCAGATGCTG ACGAATTTGAGCTTACCCACGAACTTGTCTCATGTGACTTGCAGTGCGTGGGAGTTCGACGTCAACGATAACCTCGGGAACACGTGGGGTTCGGAATGGAACCTGGTGTGTGACAAAGGCTATCTTAAAGATGTTGCGGAGATGTTTTTTCTAGTCGGTGTGGCCACCGGCGGCATCACGAGTGGTGTTCTGTCGGACAAATTTGGTCGTAAGAAAATGCTCTTCATATCTGCTGTTCTACAGTCAATTTTTG GTATTGCATTGGCTTTTGTGAACTCGTTGGAGATACTTTTAATTCTTCGAGCATTGCTTGGACTGGTTTCGGTTTCGGTAACCTATGCTGGCCTAATTTTAGCCATCGAGTATGTAGATGGGAAGTGGAGAACTATAGCGGGAATGTACAATCTGTTCCCGTTACCGGTGTCATATATTATGATCTCGGGAATTGCTTATCTGACGCAGGACCATCGCAAGCTACAGCTTTGCATTGGGTTACCAGGAGTTTTACTCTGCCTGTTGTG GTTCGTGCTTCCGGAATCGCCTCGATGGTTGCTGTGCAAAGGCCGTGTAGCCGAGGTCAAGGATATCGTGCGAAAGGCAGCTGCTTTTAACAATAGACCCCTACCGGACAATTTGGACAAAATGCTGAAACCGCCAGTGAACGAAGATGACGCAATGGCGGGAGCTTGCGATCTATTCCGAACACGATACCTCCGTCGAGTAACGTTCTGCTTCCTATGCATCTGGTTCACTATGAATCTCGTGTACTACGGATTGGTGCTAAACATGAACAGTTTCGGTGGCAACATCTATCTTAACTCG GCTCTTGCGGGATTAGTAGAGATTCCGGCTATTGCACTCGCAATGTACATTATTAACAAGACTGGTAAAAAGTGGCTCTTCTGTGCGACGTTTTTTGCCGCGTCGCTTGCTTGCCTCTGTGCCGCCGTTGTTGAAGGAAAAATAGCATATCTTTCACTGAAAATTACATTTGTTATGGTCG GCAAATTTACCATTAGTGCAGGTAACACTATCATGCCGGTGTACACGGCGGAACTTTACCCCACGTCGATCCGTAACGTTGGTGTGGGCGCCTGCAACGTTGCCGCTGGATTCGCGTTAGTCCTTACACCATATCTCTCTTTATTG AACAAAATTGAGGATCATCTGCTAATGACTCTGTTAACAGCTTGGTGCATTTTTGGTGCTATTGTAATCGTGTTCCTACCAGAGACTATGCAACATCCGGATCACCAGGAAAGAGATGAAGAAAA GGAAGTGGATACTCAAGCGATGACCTAA